In Panicum virgatum strain AP13 chromosome 4N, P.virgatum_v5, whole genome shotgun sequence, a single window of DNA contains:
- the LOC120671212 gene encoding uncharacterized protein LOC120671212 gives MADFGDELFLDVGDDGFGDLSYVTFSQSIEEDLACPRSLLSPGFDLGTLSPTPGSPFSFDSDPDLRALSPTRLRSPPFWDCLEDELADHGFEWEEIADAAPGVGGRAAAADAGGGGGGGRGLGPDVDADVFGFLDERELLGAMQGIDSGDGDSIFSHEPPFDFGDGDAELDGIFRSGVGWELLPVPLDEDDFEVLPGHLADAAAGGAPPAARAAVERLQVVAVRGEEAAQGCAVCKDGMAQGELATRLPCGHFYHGACIGPWLAIRNSCPVCRYELPTDDPEYERRRARRRSTGGSTAQLGAPMQI, from the coding sequence atgGCGGACTTCGGCGACGAGCTCTTCCTCGACGTCGGCGACGACGGGTTCGGCGACCTTTCCTACGTCACCTTCTCCCAGTCCATCGAGGAGGATCTCGCCTGCCCACGCAGCCTCCTCTCCCCGGGCTTCGACCTGGGAACCCTAAGCCCCACCCCGGGCTCCCCCTTCTCCTTCGACTCCGACCCCGACCTCCGCGCCCTCTCCCCCACGCGGCTCCGCTCCCCGCCCTTCTGGGACTGCCTCGAGGACGAGCTCGCCGACCACGGCTTCGAGTGGGAGGAGATCGCCGACGCTGCCCCGGGCGTCGGCGGCAGGGCTGCAGCCGCcgatgctggtggtggtggaggcggagggcgGGGACTAGGACCCGATGTCGACGCCGACGTGTTCGGGTTCCTCGACGAGCGGGAGTTGCTGGGCGCGATGCAGGGGATCGACAGCGGGGACGGCGACTCGATCTTCTCCCACGAGCCGCCGTTCGacttcggcgacggcgacgcggagCTCGACGGCATCTTCCGGAGCGGCGTTGGCTGGGAGCTGCTCCCGGTGCCGCTGGACGAGGACGACTTCGAGGTGCTGCCGGGGCACCTCGCggatgcggcggcgggtggggccccgccggcggcgcgcgcggcggtggagcggcTCCAGGTGGTAGCCGTCCggggggaggaggccgcgcaGGGGTGCGCCGTGTGCAAGGACGGGATGGCGCAGGGGGAGCTCGCCACGCGGCTGCCCTGCGGGCATTTCTACCACGGGGCTTGCATTGGGCCGTGGCTCGCCATACGGAACTCGTGCCCGGTGTGCCGGTACGAGCTGCCCACTGACGACCCTGAGTATGAGCGGCGAAGGGCGAGGCGCCGTTCCACCGGTGGCTCGACGGCGCAGTTGGGTGCCCCGATGCAAATTTGA